From one uncultured Paludibacter sp. genomic stretch:
- the pheS gene encoding Phenylalanine--tRNA ligase alpha subunit, which produces MKEIIQKLLDEVQQLQANSLEEVETLRIKYLSKKGEISTLFDDFRNVPNEQKREIGQLLNTLKNVAQDKINSLKETLSAANKTEQKIDLTRTAEPIKLGTRHPLSIVKQEIAEIFSRIGFTIAEGPEIEDDWHVFSALNFPPEHPARDMQDTFFIEKNPDVLLRTHTSSVQIRVMKSQQPPIRMIFPGRVYRNEAISYRAHCFFHQVEGLYIDKNVSFADLKQALMYFAKEMFGDNTKIRLRPSYFPFTEPSAEMDISCNICGGKGCPFCKYTGWVEILGCGMVDPNVLENCGIDSKVYSGYAFGMGIERITNLKYQVKDLRLFSENDVRFLEEFKSAY; this is translated from the coding sequence ATGAAAGAAATTATCCAAAAATTATTAGATGAAGTACAACAATTGCAAGCCAATTCATTAGAAGAAGTAGAAACACTGCGTATTAAATATTTGAGTAAAAAAGGAGAAATTTCTACTCTTTTTGACGATTTTAGAAACGTTCCAAACGAACAAAAACGCGAGATAGGTCAGCTTCTTAACACCCTGAAAAATGTGGCGCAAGACAAAATAAATTCACTTAAGGAAACACTTTCGGCTGCCAACAAAACAGAACAAAAAATAGATTTAACTCGTACTGCCGAACCCATAAAATTAGGAACGCGCCATCCGCTTTCCATTGTAAAACAAGAAATTGCTGAAATTTTCTCCCGTATTGGTTTTACCATTGCCGAAGGTCCTGAAATTGAAGACGATTGGCACGTATTTAGTGCGTTGAATTTTCCGCCGGAACATCCTGCACGCGATATGCAAGACACGTTTTTTATCGAAAAAAATCCCGATGTTTTGCTCCGCACACATACATCATCGGTGCAAATTCGCGTTATGAAATCACAACAGCCGCCAATAAGAATGATTTTCCCCGGGCGTGTTTATCGTAACGAAGCTATTTCGTATCGCGCACACTGTTTTTTCCATCAAGTAGAAGGACTTTATATCGATAAAAATGTTTCTTTTGCAGATTTAAAACAAGCATTGATGTATTTTGCTAAAGAAATGTTTGGAGATAACACAAAAATTCGTTTACGCCCATCATATTTCCCATTTACTGAACCAAGTGCAGAAATGGATATATCGTGTAACATTTGCGGCGGTAAGGGTTGTCCGTTCTGTAAATATACCGGCTGGGTTGAAATTCTCGGCTGCGGAATGGTTGACCCGAACGTGCTCGAAAACTGTGGAATTGACAGTAAAGTTTACTCCGGATACGCTTTCGGGATGGGTATAGAACGCATCACAAACCTTAAATATCAGGTAAAAGACTTGCGCTTATTCTCTGAGAACGATGTAAGGTTTTTGGAAGAATTTAAAAGCGCATATTAA
- a CDS encoding exported hypothetical protein (Evidence 5 : Unknown function) has translation MKTWKLTLLFFSLLGIFTSCKNNNEPTSPSKYTFDLGRSVFYGKIYDSNSNVFDLYLMDSGLDIDNQGYIIGSGYFLYFDLNTPINTTAIPNGTYAAGTDGSNYTFQKGSFYTYTGTQNRPQEFNHPEGSYLAKVVDGEAIEFYLINSGSMVINGNSITGKLISTDNVTINFSFNGNIQSIDDITPFPNNLSKGELWYWGNADNVGLNVFTIRLGDSNTNMTELTGGGDMMMIEVYTPLTVMTYLPDGVYPVRVNSPEVQTTIDGYLDNGNYYGTWYFTPARDYAITQGSLTVQHKTGNTYNLAFDFKDENNYSIVHSAFDISLGYYDKTIVSGVKQMMRMPKQKTSAQKNAINVKHRINRTK, from the coding sequence ATGAAAACTTGGAAACTCACCCTATTATTTTTTAGCTTATTGGGAATTTTTACATCCTGTAAAAATAACAACGAACCAACTTCTCCCTCAAAATATACTTTTGACCTTGGAAGATCTGTATTTTATGGTAAAATTTACGACTCGAACTCAAATGTTTTTGATTTATATTTGATGGACAGCGGCTTGGATATCGATAATCAAGGATATATTATCGGTTCTGGTTATTTTCTTTACTTTGATTTAAACACACCAATAAATACTACTGCTATTCCGAATGGAACATACGCCGCCGGAACCGACGGGAGTAATTATACCTTTCAAAAAGGAAGTTTTTATACCTATACCGGCACACAAAATCGTCCTCAAGAATTTAATCATCCCGAAGGAAGTTATCTTGCCAAAGTTGTTGACGGAGAAGCCATTGAATTTTATTTAATAAATAGTGGCAGTATGGTTATTAATGGAAATTCTATCACCGGGAAACTAATTTCCACTGATAATGTAACTATCAATTTCAGTTTTAATGGCAACATACAATCAATTGATGATATTACTCCATTTCCCAATAATCTTAGCAAAGGTGAATTGTGGTACTGGGGAAATGCAGATAATGTAGGATTAAACGTTTTCACTATCCGTTTGGGAGATTCTAACACCAATATGACAGAACTTACAGGCGGTGGCGATATGATGATGATTGAAGTCTATACTCCATTAACCGTAATGACATATTTGCCCGACGGCGTTTATCCTGTTAGAGTAAATTCGCCTGAAGTTCAAACAACCATTGACGGATATTTAGATAACGGAAATTATTATGGAACCTGGTATTTTACTCCGGCAAGAGATTATGCAATCACACAAGGCTCTCTTACAGTACAACATAAAACAGGAAACACCTATAATTTAGCATTCGACTTCAAAGATGAAAATAATTATTCCATTGTTCATTCCGCCTTTGATATTTCACTTGGATATTATGATAAAACCATTGTCTCAGGGGTAAAACAAATGATGAGAATGCCTAAACAAAAAACATCGGCACAAAAAAATGCCATTAATGTCAAACATCGAATTAATCGAACAAAATAA
- a CDS encoding 1,4-alpha-glucan branching enzyme, with protein sequence MKNSKFLPIVKSDPWXEPYADAIQGRYDYFLSMEKRLTGEKGNLSDFATGYLYFGLHKLPHGWVFREWAPNATAIFLIGDFNGWQKTXDYQLNKLDNGVWXXYLKEDALKHEQLYKLFVEWEGGAGERIPAWCKRVVQDNETKIFSAQVWNIANPYXFKVEKFKPDTKPLLIYECHIGMSSSEEKVSTYDEFRRTILPRVAHAGYNCIQIMAIQEHPYYGSFGYHVSSFFAASSRFGTPDELKRLVDQAHEMGIAVIMDIVHSHAVKNEVEGLGRFDGTPYQYFHGGHRREHPAWDSLCFDYGKPEVLHFLLSNCKFWLDEYKFDGFRFDGVTSMLYRSHGLGEDFNGYGSYYNLNQDGDAICYLTLANKXIXEVNPNAITIAEEVSGMPGLAAKINNGGXGFDYRMAMGIPDFWIKYIKEVKDEDWKVGHIYWELTNRRADEKTISYAESHDQALVGDKTIIFRLIDAEMYWHMQRGDQTFIVDRGIALHKMIRLITATTINGGYLNFMGNEFGHPEWIDFPREGNGWSHKYARRQWDLVDNPNFIYQGLGDFDRDMIELIKSVPNFNETPVYQLWDKEGDQILAYQREDLIFVFNFNGQKSFTDYGILADTGSYKVILNTDNKKYDGYGLIDESVEHFTQPAEDGTFGKEWLKLYIPARSAFVLKKQ encoded by the coding sequence ATGAAAAATTCAAAATTCTTACCGATAGTAAAATCCGATCCTTGGTTNGAACCTTATGCAGATGCCATTCAAGGAAGGTATGATTATTTTCTTTCGATGGAAAAAAGATTGACAGGGGAAAAAGGAAACCTATCAGATTTTGCAACCGGTTATTTATATTTTGGATTACATAAACTTCCACACGGATGGGTTTTTAGAGAATGGGCTCCAAACGCTACAGCTATATTTTTAATAGGAGATTTTAATGGATGGCAGAAAACGTTNGATTATCAGTTAAATAAACTTGACAATGGCGTTTGGGANNTTTATCTTAAAGAAGACGCACTCAAGCACGAACAACTTTATAAATTATTTGTAGAGTGGGAAGGAGGAGCCGGAGAAAGAATTCCTGCCTGGTGCAAACGGGTAGTACAAGATAATGAAACAAAAATATTCAGTGCACAAGTTTGGAATATTGCAAATCCATATCANTTTAAGGTTGAAAAATTTAAACCGGACACAAAACCTTTGTTGATTTACGAATGTCATATTGGAATGTCGAGTAGTGAAGAGAAAGTTTCTACATACGATGAATTTCGCCGTACAATTCTGCCTCGTGTAGCGCATGCAGGATATAACTGCATTCAAATTATGGCAATTCAAGAGCATCCTTACTACGGTTCGTTTGGTTATCATGTTTCCAGTTTTTTTGCTGCATCTTCCCGTTTTGGAACTCCTGATGAATTAAAAAGATTAGTAGACCAAGCTCACGAAATGGGAATAGCGGTAATTATGGATATTGTTCATTCTCACGCAGTTAAAAACGAAGTGGAAGGACTCGGACGCTTTGACGGAACTCCCTATCAGTATTTTCACGGAGGTCATCGCAGAGAGCATCCCGCGTGGGATTCACTGTGTTTTGATTACGGGAAACCTGAAGTTCTTCATTTTCTGCTTTCCAATTGTAAATTTTGGTTAGACGAATATAAATTTGACGGTTTTCGTTTCGATGGNGTTACTTCTATGTTGTATCGNAGTCATGGTTTGGGCGAAGATTTTAACGGTTACGGTTCGTATTATAACTTAAATCAGGATGGCGATGCAATTTGTTATCTNACATTAGCAAATAAANTAATTCANGAAGTAAATCCAAATGCTATTACAATTGCAGAAGAAGTAAGCGGAATGCCCGGATTAGCTGCTAAGATTAACAACGGAGGTATNGGTTTTGATTACCGTATGGCAATGGGAATTCCTGATTTCTGGATAAAATATATAAAAGAAGTAAAAGACGAAGACTGGAAAGTTGGACATATTTACTGGGAACTTACCAATCGTCGTGCCGATGAAAAAACNATCAGTTATGCNGAAAGTCACGACCAGGCTTTGGTAGGCGATAAAACCATCATTTTCCGCTTAATTGATGCAGAAATGTATTGGCATATGCAGCGTGGCGATCAAACTTTTATAGTGGATAGAGGAATTGCGCTTCATAAAATGATAAGATTGATTACGGCGACTACAATAAACGGCGGTTATTTGAACTTTATGGGAAATGAATTCGGACACCCTGAATGGATTGATTTTCCGCGTGAAGGAAACGGATGGTCTCACAAATACGCTCGTCGACAATGGGATTTGGTCGATAATCCTAACTTTATTTATCAGGGATTGGGCGATTTCGACCGGGATATGATTGAACTTATAAAATCGGTTCCTAATTTCAATGAAACACCTGTTTATCAACTTTGGGATAAAGAAGGCGATCAGATTTTAGCATATCAACGGGAAGATTTGATATTTGTTTTCAATTTTAACGGACAAAAATCATTTACCGATTACGGAATTTTAGCCGATACCGGAAGTTACAAAGTTATATTGAACACGGATAATAAAAAATACGATGGTTACGGACTAATTGACGAAAGCGTGGAACACTTTACACAACCTGCTGAGGATGGAACTTTTGGCAAAGAATGGTTGAAACTTTATATACCCGCGCGCAGCGCTTTTGTTTTGAAAAAACAATAA
- a CDS encoding conserved hypothetical protein (Evidence 4 : Unknown function but conserved in other organisms): protein MNLSELEAELKKVTYMPKWGRKQFDDWDKISRFIYDFPTSDELHQKLKALNISEDFNNYALHRWXXLLSAYAVEKIFTQHPQVVKNPDPYDKLIDFTIHGIPFDHKTTVXPRGFGKNFQYAKQHPEELIQWLYKEQSVEGRFHTSNRLFIVLYSTDSEHWKLRAELSRLKPVINQYIENFDVKKLHRFSFEKGKETLSDIIWFYK from the coding sequence ATGAATTTATCAGAATTAGAAGCAGAATTAAAAAAAGTAACATATATGCCTAAATGGGGCAGAAAACAATTTGATGATTGGGATAAAATATCTCGTTTTATTTATGATTTTCCTACTTCTGATGAATTGCATCAAAAACTGAAAGCGCTTAATATTTCAGAAGACTTTAATAATTATGCACTTCATAGATGGNATAANTTGCTTTCAGCTTATGCNGTNGAAAAGATTTTCACACAACATCCGCAGGTTGTTAAAAATCCTGACCCNTACGATAAATTAATAGATTTTACTATTCACGGAATTCCTTTCGACCATAAAACAACGGTTTTNCCGCGTGGTTTCGGGAAAAACTTTCAATACGCAAAACAACATCCGGAAGAATTAATCCAATGGCTTTACAAAGAACAAAGCGTAGAAGGACGATTTCATACATCGAATCGTCTTTTTATCGTTTTATACAGTACCGATTCTGAACATTGGAAACTAAGGGCGGAACTTTCTCGGCTAAAACCTGTTATAAACCAATATATAGAAAATTTTGACGTTAAAAAGTTACATAGATTTTCATTTGAGAAAGGAAAGGAAACATTATCGGACATAATTTGGTTTTATAAATAA
- the rpmE gene encoding 50S ribosomal protein L31 type B, which produces MKSGIHPESYRPVAFRDMSNGETFISRSTVNTKETVEIDGVTYPLVKLEISSSSHPFYTGKSKLVDTAGRVDKFMNRYAKRMENKK; this is translated from the coding sequence ATGAAAAGCGGAATTCACCCCGAAAGTTATCGCCCTGTTGCATTCAGAGATATGTCAAACGGCGAAACATTTATCAGCCGTTCTACTGTTAACACAAAAGAAACAGTTGAAATTGACGGTGTAACTTATCCATTGGTAAAATTAGAAATCTCCAGCTCATCTCACCCTTTCTATACAGGTAAATCTAAATTGGTGGATACTGCAGGACGTGTGGATAAATTTATGAATCGTTACGCAAAACGTATGGAAAATAAAAAGTAA
- a CDS encoding Cell-division inhibitor, which translates to MDILIAGGTGFIGSYIRKRFEEPGNSVRIVSRTKDDVSWDEKTLIKSLENIDVLINLAGKNINCRFTEENKRKILNSRIETTATLNKAISKCKNPPKLWINASATGIYRHTINRVLNEYSVDFADDFLGNVVQQWEEEFXNLXFPETRKVALRTSVVLGKTGGVYPLLNRLSKFGLGGKQGKGNQMLSWIYVEDYFRILQFIIDNETINGTVNASSPTPVSNKQLMDAFKKSNRALFAFPSPKFVLKLASYIFNFQPDLVLDSTNVVSQKLEDLGFDFEAKNIETVLSKLKDEK; encoded by the coding sequence ATGGACATTTTAATCGCAGGTGGTACGGGTTTTATTGGGTCTTATATCAGAAAGAGATTTGAAGAACCCGGAAATTCAGTACGCATTGTTTCACGTACTAAAGACGATGTGTCTTGGGATGAAAAAACATTGATTAAATCTTTGGAGAATATAGATGTTTTAATCAATTTGGCAGGAAAAAATATCAATTGTCGTTTTACGGAAGAGAATAAAAGGAAAATTTTGAATTCAAGAATTGAAACAACAGCAACTTTAAATAAAGCGATATCAAAATGTAAGAATCCTCCAAAACTTTGGATAAACGCAAGCGCTACGGGAATTTACAGGCACACTATTAATAGGGTGTTGAATGAATATTCTGTGGATTTTGCCGATGACTTTCTCGGTAACGTTGTACAGCAGTGGGAGGAAGAGTTTNTGAATCTGNATTTTCCTGAAACAAGAAAAGTGGCTCTAAGAACATCTGTAGTATTAGGAAAAACAGGCGGAGTTTATCCCCTTTTAAATCGTCTTTCGAAATTTGGCTTGGGCGGAAAACAAGGCAAAGGAAATCAAATGTTGAGTTGGATTTACGTGGAAGATTATTTTCGGATTTTACAATTTATAATTGATAATGAAACTATTAACGGCACGGTAAATGCTTCTTCGCCAACTCCGGTTTCTAATAAGCAATTAATGGATGCTTTTAAAAAATCCAATCGGGCTTTATTCGCTTTTCCATCACCAAAATTTGTTTTAAAATTAGCATCTTATATATTTAATTTTCAGCCGGATTTAGTATTGGATAGTACAAATGTTGTCTCTCAGAAATTAGAAGATTTGGGTTTCGATTTTGAGGCAAAAAATATTGAGACAGTTTTATCAAAATTAAAAGATGAAAAGTAA
- a CDS encoding RNA polymerase sigma-70 factor, expansion family 1: protein MTKEDFKYLFDTYFDSVRSYLFYRGAGTDDASDIAQEVFMKLWEKQINVDAQTAKRLLYKIAGDMLVSKYRRDMLELKYIASQDYKTQEHLPEENLSHXELLVNYQKALSNLNEKQRVVFLMSRMEGLKYHEIAKRLXLSVKAVEKRMSMALHFLRKSLL, encoded by the coding sequence TTGACGAAAGAGGATTTTAAATATTTATTTGATACTTACTTCGATTCGGTACGCAGTTACCTTTTTTATCGGGGCGCAGGAACTGACGATGCTTCTGACATAGCTCAAGAAGTATTTATGAAACTATGGGAAAAGCAAATAAATGTGGATGCTCAAACTGCGAAACGACTTCTGTATAAAATAGCCGGAGATATGTTGGTAAGTAAATACAGACGTGATATGTTGGAACTGAAATATATTGCTTCGCAAGATTATAAAACACAAGAACATTTGCCGGAAGAGAATTTAAGCCACAANGAATTGCTTGTCAATTATCAAAAAGCGTTATCCAATCTAAATGAAAAGCAACGAGTAGTATTTCTAATGTCTCGTATGGAAGGNTTGAAATATCACGAAATAGCCAAACGTTTGNATTTAAGCGTAAAAGCAGTAGAAAAAAGAATGAGTATGGCGCTACATTTTTTAAGAAAATCATTATTATAA
- the mtgA gene encoding Monofunctional biosynthetic peptidoglycan transglycosylase: MKSKSSHKKVGFWNKLKRFSLKFIMWFFIISIGWVILARFIPVYFTPLMFIRSTESVFEGKSPKIHSNWXPIKKISPNMIQAVVASEDNLFMEHXGFSMQDIEKALKYNKKGKRVHGGSTISQQTAKNVFLWPQRSWFRKGLEAYFTVLIEFFWSKERIMEVYLNVIETGDGIYGVEKAANIYFGTSAKNLSRPQAAAIAVCLPNPRRFNPAKPSPYIVRRKNHILNLMGKIEKVKFE, from the coding sequence ATGAAAAGTAAATCATCACATAAAAAAGTGGGATTTTGGAATAAATTAAAGCGTTTTTCGCTGAAATTTATTATGTGGTTTTTCATTATTAGCATCGGTTGGGTAATTTTAGCCCGATTTATTCCCGTGTATTTCACTCCGCTTATGTTTATTCGTTCTACAGAAAGTGTGTTTGAAGGAAAATCTCCCAAGATTCACAGCAATTGGANTCCTATTAAAAAAATCTCTCCAAATATGATACAAGCTGTTGTAGCTTCGGAAGATAATCTTTTTATGGAACACAANGGTTTCTCAATGCAAGATATTGAAAAAGCATTGAAATACAATAAAAAAGGGAAACGTGTTCACGGCGGAAGCACTATTTCGCAGCAAACTGCAAAAAATGTATTTCTTTGGCCTCAGCGAAGTTGGTTTAGAAAAGGATTGGAGGCGTATTTTACGGTGTTAATAGAATTTTTCTGGTCAAAAGAGCGAATTATGGAAGTTTATTTAAACGTTATTGAAACAGGTGATGGAATTTACGGAGTGGAAAAAGCTGCCAACATTTATTTTGGAACTTCAGCAAAAAATCTTTCCCGTCCGCAAGCGGCAGCCATCGCTGTTTGTCTCCCCAATCCGAGACGGTTTAATCCTGCAAAACCTTCTCCTTACATTGTACGGCGCAAAAATCATATTCTGAATTTGATGGGAAAAATTGAAAAAGTAAAATTTGAATAA
- a CDS encoding Threonyl/alanyl tRNA synthetase SAD, whose product MELNEAKKDYNEPMHTTEHILNQTMVRMFGCGRSMNAHIERKKSKCDYILKEKPTEEQVKEIEQRVNEVITQHLPVKEEFMNRGEAAQIVDLSKLSAEASETLRIIRVGDYDACACIGQHVKNTAEIGHFEILTHDFENGRWRVRWRVV is encoded by the coding sequence ATGGAATTAAACGAAGCAAAAAAGGATTACAATGAACCGATGCACACTACAGAACACATTCTCAATCAAACTATGGTGCGAATGTTTGGTTGCGGACGCTCGATGAATGCGCATATTGAACGAAAAAAATCGAAATGCGATTATATTTTAAAAGAAAAACCAACCGAAGAACAAGTAAAAGAAATTGAACAACGCGTAAACGAGGTGATAACTCAACATTTACCTGTTAAAGAGGAATTTATGAATAGAGGAGAAGCGGCGCAAATAGTGGATTTATCAAAATTATCGGCAGAAGCATCGGAAACACTTCGGATAATTCGTGTTGGAGATTATGATGCTTGTGCCTGCATTGGTCAGCATGTGAAAAATACTGCTGAAATTGGACATTTCGAGATTCTTACTCACGATTTTGAAAATGGAAGGTGGAGAGTAAGATGGAGAGTTGTGTAA
- the truA gene encoding tRNA pseudouridine synthase A encodes MKHRYFIYFSYNGANYCGWQVQPNGLSVQEVLANALKTILRTDIELVAAGRTDAGVHANMMVAHFDLENKLPSATDLVAKLNSFLPSDISIEKFIEVKADAHARFDAISRKYEYHILFKKDVFNSPLSMRIYHPLDFEMMNRAAETLFDYTDFTSFSKLHTDVKTNNCKILQAEWKQQDENHWVFTIEADRFLRNMVRAIVGTLLEVGRGKMTVEEFRKIIEEKNRCKAGTSVPAQGLFLIDVKYPDDISL; translated from the coding sequence ATGAAACATCGTTATTTTATATACTTCAGTTATAATGGAGCCAATTATTGCGGTTGGCAAGTGCAACCTAACGGACTTTCAGTGCAGGAAGTCCTTGCAAATGCTCTGAAAACCATCCTGCGCACAGATATAGAATTAGTTGCCGCAGGACGTACCGATGCAGGCGTGCACGCAAACATGATGGTTGCACATTTCGATTTGGAGAACAAACTACCATCTGCTACTGATTTAGTTGCTAAATTAAACAGCTTTCTACCAAGTGATATTTCCATTGAAAAATTTATTGAAGTTAAAGCCGATGCTCATGCGCGTTTTGATGCTATTTCAAGGAAATATGAATATCACATATTATTTAAAAAAGATGTTTTTAATTCTCCTCTTTCTATGAGAATTTATCATCCGTTAGATTTTGAAATGATGAATCGTGCTGCTGAAACATTGTTTGATTACACCGATTTTACCAGTTTCAGCAAACTTCACACTGACGTAAAAACCAATAACTGTAAAATACTCCAAGCCGAATGGAAACAACAAGACGAAAATCATTGGGTTTTCACTATTGAAGCTGATAGATTTTTACGAAATATGGTGCGTGCCATTGTAGGTACTCTTTTGGAAGTGGGACGCGGAAAAATGACTGTGGAAGAATTTAGAAAAATTATTGAAGAAAAAAATCGCTGCAAAGCAGGGACTTCCGTTCCGGCACAAGGTTTATTTTTAATTGACGTAAAATATCCGGATGATATTAGTTTGTAG
- a CDS encoding exported hypothetical protein (Evidence 5 : Unknown function), whose translation MKKHIFFLSILLAGLLNTLKAQDTIVFKSGELKIAKITQINSPELIYKDFSNLEGPDYIVKLSQIKEIHFKNGFVQAYNINDDVEYNDNASIRRKPENEIKPFLIKRLDNYEERSKFYKNVPYHREYGDPYNPWVAGIASYFIPGLGQMVCGETGRGFAFLGGTTASYVVMIIGLSALGNDYYYNDYYSDNYAHKSGKENLYTLLALSGACSTLGVYIWSIVDAVHVAKVNNLYTRDLRRKEQVNIQLFPFIDTNKNTLSLNKMPALGFSLKVDF comes from the coding sequence ATGAAAAAACACATCTTCTTTTTATCTATTCTTTTGGCAGGATTACTCAATACTCTTAAAGCACAAGATACAATTGTTTTTAAGAGCGGAGAATTAAAAATAGCTAAAATTACTCAAATAAACTCCCCTGAATTAATTTACAAAGATTTTTCAAATCTTGAAGGACCTGACTACATTGTTAAACTTAGTCAAATCAAAGAAATTCACTTTAAAAATGGTTTCGTACAAGCATATAATATTAATGATGATGTGGAATATAACGATAATGCTTCAATACGAAGAAAACCTGAAAACGAAATAAAACCTTTTTTAATAAAAAGATTAGACAATTATGAAGAAAGAAGTAAGTTTTACAAAAACGTCCCATATCATAGAGAATACGGAGATCCCTATAACCCTTGGGTAGCGGGAATTGCTTCCTATTTTATTCCAGGTTTGGGACAAATGGTTTGTGGAGAAACCGGAAGAGGTTTTGCTTTTTTGGGAGGCACTACAGCAAGTTACGTGGTTATGATAATAGGATTGTCCGCTCTCGGTAATGATTATTATTACAACGATTATTATTCAGATAATTATGCGCATAAGAGCGGAAAAGAAAACCTATACACGCTTTTAGCATTAAGCGGCGCGTGTTCCACTTTAGGCGTTTATATTTGGTCTATCGTAGATGCTGTTCACGTGGCAAAAGTGAATAATTTATATACAAGGGATTTACGTAGAAAAGAGCAAGTTAATATTCAATTATTTCCATTTATTGATACGAATAAAAACACGCTCTCATTAAACAAAATGCCGGCATTAGGTTTTTCTTTAAAAGTAGATTTTTAA
- a CDS encoding conserved hypothetical protein (Evidence 4 : Unknown function but conserved in other organisms) gives MVKDILHFLSELKQNNNREWFAANKDWYERMKXEFEQIGAKLIIEISKFDEDIKHVEVKDCVFRIYRDIRFSPDKTPYKTHFGIYIASAGGRKSQRGGYYLHLDPEQSFFGXGVWMPQPXVLKALRQSIYXNIDEFNEIIKKPEFKKIYPRXTEEGKMKKVPVGFPXDFPDADLLKNKSFLVDXNLSEEDLNSDNFIEKLXXLSKXAXPFLSFLNYTVDEVI, from the coding sequence ATGGTAAAAGATATACTCCATTTCTTGTCGGAATTAAAACAAAATAATAATCGTGAATGGTTTGCAGCCAATAAAGATTGGTATGAAAGAATGAAGNATGAGTTTGAGCAAATTGGCGCTAAGTTGATAATTGAAATATCAAAGTTTGACGAAGATATTAAACATGTAGAAGTAAAGGATTGTGTTTTCAGAATTTACCGTGACATTCGCTTTTCTCCCGATAAAACTCCATACAAAACACATTTTGGTATTTACATTGCATCCGCAGGTGGACGAAAAAGTCAACGCGGAGGGTATTATTTGCATCTCGACCCGGAGCAAAGTTTTTTTGGANGTGGAGTNTGGATGCCTCAACCGGANGTTTTAAAAGCGCTTCGGCAATCCATTTATGANAATATTGATGAATTTAACGAAATAATCAAAAAACCGGAATTTAAAAAGATATATCCACGCNTGACGGAAGAAGGAAAAATGAAAAAAGTTCCNGTGGGTTTTCCNNCTGATTTTCCCGATGCNGATTTGCTTAAAAACAAGAGTTTTCTTGTAGATTNNAATTTATCNGAAGAAGATTTAAATTCCGATAATTTTATTGAAAAATTGNCTNATTTATCTAAANTNGCGNATCCATTTCTTTCGTTTTTGAATTATACTGTTGATGAGGTTATTTAA